The window CCATTTTAAAGGCCGAATCGGCCCATCCTAAAGTGCCCATGGGCCAaactaaagagcctaagggccgacttaaagagcctaagggacaAACCATTTGGAGTTCAAGACCTCgctctcactcaactcggactcAAAAGTCCCATTATTCCGAGTTCTTATCGAATTGATTTATTATGTTCTGAATCTGAATCAAGATTCGGACTGATTATTTGAATTATCAAAGTCTTCCGCAAAGgagaacaaaataaaattcaacacaAGTTAAGGATAAAGCTAAAAGATACTTTATATTCATGAAGGGTATTTTACAAAGCATGTTTACAATGCCCTCGAAGGGCCCTTgcacaaaaaagaaaatgaaaacgtAATCTATTTTTGAGGCTACATCCCCGGAAGCGTTGTCTTCAAAAATTGCACCTTCAGCAGCTCTATCTTCGGGAGCCTCCTCTCCTTAGAGAACATCTTCTTCACTGTCCCCGTCTCCAGAGCCACTCACTATGTCCTCATCATCGGAGGAGACAAGAAACCTGGCATTGGTTTCCCACGCCTTTGCCTTGGCTATCTCCTCAGCAAGATCGAATCCCCGGGCATGAATTTCTTCGAGAGTCTCCCTCCGGGCTTGGAACTTAGCCAAATCATTGCTCCACTTTCCTCGGTCGGAGACCTCCTTCAACTCAGCTTGAACGACTGCAAGATCCCTTAAGTACATGGTAATGGATTTATTAGCCGCAACCCTCGTCTTCTCAACTTCGGGCTTAGCTTGTACAACTTCAGCCTTGGCCTGTACGGTTTCGACCTGGGTTAACAATTTCACATATACATAAACTTCGCAATCATTAAAACCACACTAGTATTAGTACCTGCGCGTTGCGCGAACACAAATATCAAATCATAATTTGAGTTATTGGAATTACCTTAAATTTAAAACTTCCAGATAAtatgtttctttttatttatatttttattttatatccgTAATAATCCAACTCCTTGGTTTAgtacttgtattttattttgtggtcaatattaaataatactaaatataTCATGTTTGTGACAtgtcttgtttgagcatattAGTTAACAAAATTCCTACTACCACTTTATGTTTCACCGCAACAAAATTCTTACTACCACTTTATGTTTCACCGCAAATTCAAATAAGTCTTATCCTTCTACATTTTCACCCAAAACAACTCTCTCTTTAATCTTTGTTTATAGTTATTGCATTTTTTAATTTACATAATAATGTTATATTCATATGATCTTTTATTAGCTTAccaattgacttgatatcttgcCTATTACCCTTTTGATAAACATatataattgtaatttttttattcctaaaatttaatttatttttgtacttttatcCCCTTACTTGGAactcttttttcatttaaatcttgcaataatatttttgagtactatttaattatttaatatacttatacttaattaattcaaagtataattattctcacactatctctattttcctctttatacatcctcttccctactataaatttttaattagttttttatattaatattttaccaataaataaaatatataatatcacattttattttaagatataactttgaattagtttaaaatattaaaagataagttttttactattatattttaaatctatTGAATTTTCTTATAATTGTTTTTATATCACGTATAActaaattttctttctcttttaacgTTAGGATACAAATTAGACTTTAATTTTCGTTCATAAAATTACCACATgagatatttattttgtatttccttagttttagtttgttatccaatttttatttttttatctagtAAAACTTTAATTTTGTAGTCCTATCCATAGTTTGAGGGTTTTCACCATAATTTTAATCTAAATCTCAAGTTCAAATCattttttccttctatttctaatattaaatatttttaaatttttgattattgctatttttttttataagcaGCTTTTCTATTTCATTCCATCAAAAGAATATACATTACATTCAGTAGATGCTAACTATCTACTCATCCTTTGTTATAAACTCTAGTCCGAGGTTCCTTCTTAAGCTAGGACTATACATGACATCTAGTACTCTAATGCTATTACACAAGAAATCAGTAAAAGACTCTAGCATACTAAGGGTAGCAGTTTATCTTCTGCAGAGCTTCTTTCCAGTTTTGTATTGAGACCCCCTTTAGGTGTATGTGGATAACTATTTCTTTGCAGATGTTGTTGATTATCAGTTTACCTCCTTGGAATCTCAGCTTATTTCTTTCTCTCCATATAGCATTCACCAGCATGCCAAATACATAGGTAACTATTGCACATTGTCCATTTCTCCTTTTTAGCATTCTTGCTTACCCATTTGACTTCACTCTGCCAGTCACAAATAGGTCTATCATATCCCAACCATCTTAGCAGCCTCAACCATAGTTCCTTTGTCAGCGAGCATTCAAAGAAAAGATGGTCAAAAGTCTCAACAGCTTGCTCGCAAAAAATACATTGATGTGGAGTTTGTATACCAAACTTCAGTAGCCTCTCCACCGTTGTCAATCTATTATGTAATGCAAGCCACAATATAAATTTGAATCTTGGATGCAGGTGTGGTTGCAAGATAATGCTCTTCCACTGGACCTTTTGATGTTGAGGGAATTGAGTACAATTTTTTAATGCTGAACAATTCACCCCTCTGTAGCTGGTGCAATCTGCTTTCCAGATCCCCTTGAATTCCTTGAAGCTCATTTATCATCCTTCTTGCCTCAAAAATTTTTCTAACTACCCAGGCTGCATTCCTAGGTATAGGCATATCTTCAATCATATAGTTCTTTATGTAGTAAATGTGCATCCATTTTATCCATAGACTATCCTTCTTCTTTGCCACTGCCCATAGATGCTTGCAATAGCAGCTTTATTCCAGTATAGCATGTTCATTACATTAAGCCCCCTGCACTCTGTGGCAAACATATTGTTTCCCAAGAAAATAAAGCTCTCCTTGACACAGTAGCTGAACCAGTCCACAAAAATGATCTGCAAATTGCCTCAATCATCTTCATCACTTTCTTtggtaataaaaatatttgtGTCCGATACGATTGCACATCAAATAAAACTGATCTTATCAATTGAAGTCGCCCTGCATATGATAATAATCTCGATGTCCAGCAATTTATCTTATGAGTTACCTTCTCTACTAATGGCCAGCACTGAGCAATGGATAGCTTTTTGGAATCCAATAGTACCCCAAGGTACTTGAAAGGTAGGTTGCCTTTAGGGAACCCCAGCTCTtgtaaaatttctttttttttttttcaaattgaaaCTCCAGCTATATAGACAGAACTCTTGTCAACATTTGCTTGAAGACCTGATACCATATAGAATTTATGAAAAACCTGTTTTAATAGCCTGACAGATTGTATATCAGCCTTACAAAACATTAGCAAGTCATCCGCAAAACAGACATGTACCACACCCAATTTCTTGCACCTAGGATGGAATTTGAAGTCTTTCATCTTTGGCAATTGCATGAACTCCCTTTGCAAATACTCCATGGCCAGGACAAAGAGATAAGGAGACATTGGGTCTCCTTGCCTTATGCCCCTCTTGCCTTTGAAAGGTGTTGTGAGTCCACCATTTATGTTTAGAGAATATGTAACTGATGAAATGCATTCCATTAcccattttgtgaatttgtaagGAAACCCCATGCCAGTAAGCAATCTTTCTAAGAAACACCATTCTACTGTGTCGTAAGCCTTCCTCAAATCCACTTTAAGAACACATCATGGGGAGATACCCTTTATATTAAATCCTTTGAACAATTCATGTGTGAACAAAATGTTGTCTGTAATACTTCTACCTTCTATAAATGCTGACTGTGATCTCTCAATTAGACCTCCAATGACTGGTTTTAGTCTTGCTGTGAGGACCTTTGTGATGATCTTATACAATGTTGTACAACATGCTATGAGCCTATAGTCTTTAACTTGACTAGGATTTTGCACTTTAGGAATTAGTGTTACAGTAGTACTGCTCACTCCTTTATGCAGCCTCCCAGTCACAAAAAAAATCCTTCACAACCTCATATATGTCATCACCTACTACTTGCCAATGTCTTGTGAAAAATTCAATTGGAAACCCATCCACTCCTGGTGCCTTATCATGGGGCATATCTTTTATTGCCTGAAGTATTTCATCTCTTGTAACTACTTTGATTAGGTCCTCCTTCTGCTGCATATTAAGACAAGGTCCTTGACGTATGACCTCAGAGTTTGGACATTCACATGTAGTGTTATTCTCTCCCAGTAGCTTCCTGAAGAACTTGACAAACTCTTCCTCCACCAGTATATGATTAGATACCTTGTCTCCCAAGTCAGTATAGATAGAGTTTATAGTATTTGTGTTTGTCCTTAGCTTTAACTGTGCATGGAAATACTTAGAATTTGAGTCTCTACAAGCTATCCAATGTGCTCTAGATTTCTGATGTAGAATCTGTTCCTCTATACTGCTCCATTTCTCTACTTCCATCAAAGCTATTTTTTCTTGATCAATCAACCTTTGATCCATATGTTTGTGCTTTAGTTCACTCTGAATGGCTTCAAGTTTCTGCCTGGCCTTATTGAGTTGAAGCCTATATGAAGCCATATAAGTATTCAATTCCTTCAGTTCAGTTTTCAAATCTTTAAGCTTATTCCATACCCTGTGCATGTTGCCTCCATTTACCTTTTGATTCCATACTTTTTCCACTATGCCTGCAAAGTCAGCATGATCCATTACAGAGCTATACAATTTAAAAGGTTTAGGATGCAAGTTCCTTTTTTGATCTACAACCTTGCATTGTAGTAGAATAGGGGAGTGGTCTGACACCTCAGGATTTAGAAAATCTGCTTCAATATGACTGTACTTCTGCATCCACTCAACATTCCCCAGTGCCCAGTCAATTCTATTGTATACCCTCTTTTCCAGTTGTTGTTTGTTGCATCAAGTATAGAACCATCCCAAACTCTTCAATTGTGTGAGTTGCAGGGTAATAATTGCATCCTGGAACCCCTTGATCTCACTTTGTGTAACTGGAGCCCCTATCCTATCATCACTATGGAGGACATTATTGAAGTCTCCACTAAGTAACCAACTCTCCTTAATAGTTGCTCATAAATTCACAAGTTTATCCCATAGCTGTTGCCTTTTGTTTACCTCATTACTTGCATACACCACAATTATCAAAGTCTTGAAAGTGGAACTTCTTTCTTGGACTTCACAATGCATAAATTGTTCATCAAGCAACAGTATCTGCACCTCAACATTTTGTTTCCACAATAGCCAAATCCTTCCATTTGGATGTTCCTTGTAGTTACAGCAAAATCTCCAATCATTGCATACTTTATTCATTATCCTGTTAGCCTTCATTTCCTTTACTCTTGTTTCTAAACAGCTTATAAACTCAACCTTATGTTTCCTCATAAAGATTTTTAACTCTTTTTGCTTATGGGCCTTGTTCAGACCCCTTATATTCTAGGTGCATATGATCATTTTTGGGTGAAGCTGGATGGGCCAGCGTCCCCTGGATCATCTTCTATCTGCAGTAATGAGAACCTGTTTGTGGACTGCATCATAACTACTGCACTTTGCTGTATACTTTTCCCCTTCATTTCTCCATTATCAGTAAGCTTATCATCTCATTTGTCATTTGTTTGTTGCATGTCCCCTTCATTTCTAGTATGTTGAATCACATCATCCTTCCTCTTATCTTTTGACATCCATTTCAAGGTCCCTCTGTGGTGTTGCTTCTTTTTCCCAGCATCCCTTTGTTGGACTTTTACTTCCACTGCCTTTTCCTGCACTTCCTTAAGCCAACATTCGTTTGAATTATGCCCAAATCTAATACAGTCACAACAATACTTTGGCTTTCATTCATATTCAATTTGCTGAATTATTACTCCCCTCTTAGTTTTCATTTCAAAACTATCTGGTAGTGGTTGGGATATGTCAGTTTCCACCAAAACTCTTGCATAAGACACCTTTTCCATTTCAGTAGTGATCTTATCAATGTACAAAGGCTCCCCAACAACACTAGCTAGTTTACTGAGTGCTTCTGTAGACCAAAAACCCAGTGGTAGACATGGAAATGTGATCCACAAGGGAATCACACTCACGCTTCCTGGATCAAATTTGAAATACATTCTCCATTGTTACAGCACAAAAGGCTTGTTGTGATATGTATAAGGTCCTGCTTGGAGTACTAGGTCCCTATCTTCAGTATTTTCAAACTTGAAAATATAGTATCCATTCTCATGATATAGAATTTGAGGCTTCTCAACAAAATTCCATACATTTGTGACATAGTTGTCCATTGCTTTCTCATAAGGGTTGTCACCTAGCACAAACCCAATCAAAGTTGTGCTCCAGTAGGTCTCCTGTTCCTTCGTATCTTCATCTTTAATTTGCACGACAAAAGTATCATCCCTCATAGCAGGCGGTACATAGCATAATGTTTTCCCCTTTTGAGAGCTTCGATTCATCTGCATGGCTTCCTTTTTCCTCTCAACTTCCCCTAGATATGTCATATCTTGCCGGGTCTGTCCTGAGTTTACCTGTGCTGAAAATTGCAATCGCCAATGGATTTGCGCAGCTTCCGTGGTTTCCTTCAGCAGAGTTTAcgcttcattttcttcaatttcttcccTAATTGGCTGAAATTTTTGTGGCAAAAAACTACCAAAAGTTACCGGAAGTAATCTCTGTTGAATACATGTGTCCGGCGTCACTGTCGTTCCGTCAATTCCCCCATCCTTTGCTGGTTTATGAAAAACTATAGGTGCACTACCCATTCCTGTTAACCAGCGACTAGGTTTATTGCTATTAAATTACCTAAtatatagtattttattttcttataggGCTTTCATTAACATGcctctttatttaatatcataatccatttatatcctttaatattattatataaatcGATGTatgatttttaatcttgaaataaatatttattttatttaaaattaatactcaaaattattaaattgtttaaatttattaataatatctttaagcattatatatttactttattttatttttaaaactaattctTAGTATAAATAACCTCGCATTATCtctaaattattaatattttgatttttgtaattttttaatctATTAAACTTCAGTTATGTGGCCTTATCCACATCATACCTTTTTATCATACTTAAAAAGAACTtttttatatcaaatttaaataagttttattcttctttattctttatgatagaaattttgattttttctctgtttgtttcttattttgcTATTGTATATTCAATACTGAATATTATTAACGTTGTCATGTGCTTTTTATTAGTTTACTTGAATTTAATATTCACTTTTATCACATCATTTTAatataatacaaataataaataaaaattatttcaatagtAACTTTGACTTTGTTGCTCGTATTCttaaatatgatttttcttatcatattttaaaaaaaaagtcccATCTTAAATTCAAATATATCTTATTCTTCTATATTCTCCATTAGACCACATTTTCAAAAATCATCTTATACTTTCA of the Nicotiana tabacum cultivar K326 chromosome 7, ASM71507v2, whole genome shotgun sequence genome contains:
- the LOC142161975 gene encoding uncharacterized protein LOC142161975; this encodes MKANRIMNKVCNDWRFCCNYKEHPNGRIWLLWKQNVEVQILLLDEQFMHCEVQERSSTFKTLIIVVYASNERVYNRIDWALGNVEWMQKYSHIEADFLNPEVSDHSPILLQCKVVDQKRNLHPKPFKLYSSVMDHADFAGIVEKVWNQKVNGGNMHRVWNKLKDLKTELKELNTYMASYRLQLNKARQKLEAIQSELKHKHMDQRLIDQEKIALMEVEKWSSIEEQILHQKSRAHWIACRDSNSKYFHAQLKLRTNTNTINSIYTDLGDKVSNHILVEEEFVKFFRKLLGENNTTCECPNSEVIRQGPCLNMQQKEDLIKVVTRDEILQAIKDMPHDKAPGVDGFPIEFFTRHWQVVGDDIYEVVKDFFCDWEAA